From the genome of Stigmatopora nigra isolate UIUO_SnigA chromosome 2, RoL_Snig_1.1, whole genome shotgun sequence:
AGCCGTAGAAACAGCGCGCCTCCGTCACCTGCACCTCCTGCGTGAAGCGCTCCACCTGATGGCGCGGAAAGGCGCCGTCAGCGGGGTCAAACAACCCAGTCGGCACAACCGCCCTCCAACCCAGTCGGCACAACtgccctccccctccctccctccctccctcccggtAGAGGCACACTCACCAAGTTCTCGTTGACGATGCCGTCGCTGGCCGCGAAGAAGGCCAAGACGTGCGAGATGAAAAACCTCTCGTCTTCTTTCAGCAGCTCCCAGTGCTGCGTGTCCATGGACAGATCCACCTAGACGCCAGCACCGCCCAAGTTAGACGGGTGCCGCTGGGCCATAGTGGCGCACGTTGGCTGTCCCGCTCGCTCACCTCCTCGGCGGTCCAGAAGGACGCCTCGGCCTTCTTGTACATGCGCCAGATGTCGTGGTATTGGATGGGGAAAATGACAAAGCGGTGGGGGTTTTCCTTCAACAGGGGCTCCGCCTCCGTCTTCTCACTgtggccgccaccgccgctctTCTTGCCGCCTTTGCGCtgaaacatacacaaaaaaaaaggcggTCGGCCCACTTTGAGTTACAAGCCCCTTTTCCACAGTGGCTTTGGGAAATGGAGTTTCCAAGTCCAGCCATTCAATGGCAAAGTCGCCCCGACCAATATGGCCTCCACTTAGCCACCTCGCTAAACCGAAGCTAAGCCGAAGCTAAGTTCAGTACCCATTTAACGCGGCTTTTCACGGGTCAAACCGAGACAAAATACAACAGTGGCGTCGGCAAAAGAGCCTATTAATAACGTAAAGCCGCCATGTCTCTGTATTATTCTTGAAAACCCATCGCTCGTTTGGCTAACCGGGGACGGGACTTACCGGCGTCTCCGAAAAGATTTGGCGCGCCGTTTTGGACGCCAAGATGCGCGTCGGCTTCATGCTCGGAGGCTAGGAGAGAAAGAAAGCAACAAACGAAGCCCACACTTCAAGTTAGCCGAAGCCATTTTAGAAGCGAATTGCCTCTTCGCTCTTTCTTTTGACTTTAGCGGCGGGGCTCACCGTGTTTTCTTTGTCCAGCGACATCTTGTTGACGTCGGCGCTCAGCTTGTTCTCGTTGAAAGCGGAAAAGGGCACGCGAGTTGACTGCATTTTGTTCTCCACAATTTGACCAAAGacttgaagaagaagaaaaaacgacaaaagagaattaaaaaaaaacagttcagaGAAACGCGGAGGAGGCCGAGCGGTGTCGAGCGGAGAGGAGGACTGACTGCTTGTTGTCGGTGCTTAGCTGGGCTTTTTCTTGAAATCTTGGCGCCGGAAAGCGTGAGGACCAATAGGAGGGCAACTACTATTTTCTCTCGAGAGAGGGACGCCCTGGAAGGACCAATCAGAGCGCAGGTTACTTCAGGCACCACCCAGCCAGTCTCGCGGCAAATTTGAAGGAGGaagataagaagaaaaaaaggagttacAAAACTGCGCCAAAAATATTGTTACAAAACCTTCGCCGGGCATTTCAAATACGAAAACCCCCTTTTTAACCTTCGTACAACAATCCAACCCCCAAGTCAGCTGGAGGTTTGGTCCGGGGTGAGGCAATCAGGACTTTTAGAGCTTTTGAATAGATGTGGTGGAAGATCATGAACCAAATAAAGAGTCAaaggtgaacaaaaaaaaatacgaatAGCAGCATTTTAGTTTGGGGGATTAAGATCTGGATTTATTTTGTAGTCATTCCATTTTCTATTCTTTGGTTCTTGAGTCTGAAAACGGCCAAGGGAATGGGCGTGGCCTCTTTTTAACGTCATCCAATATGCAAACCTATTTCATAACTTTCTTGTTTTAACATGTTGATTCAAAATAATGTCCAATGACACGTGTTCTTTGAAATGATGGCAGCCAACCGAGATGAATTTGGATTTGGCATAGCCATGAACCTCCAAAAAAAAGGATGTTGATTTGGACACCCCGAGCATATAAAAGCAACTAAATACAGGCTAGTAATATcctttatttccaaattatcatgcattttgtagaaaaaacaTTGCCACTACCAGTCACCAAAAATAATGGCcgagggaggggaaaaaaaaaacagatggtgATGGCCAATAGATGGCGCTCCAGTAGATCAGGATCTAAAATGAAGGGTTaccctttctttttcttctccgtTGACCGAACAAGCTGGAACTGGGACGCCATTTGCGGGCCGCCAGGACTCGCTTCTCCACGTTGGACTCTTCCCAGTACAGCTGGGCGGGGCTTACCCGCAACAGGAAGGCAAAAAGCTCCAGCACCCAGGCGAAGGAGCGCGGCAACGTGGCCTCCGTCCAGGCGTAGTGGGCGCCGCGCTTCCTGGAGGGGAGGAAACGCAGACCACAAGGCTGGGAATGACACCGGGCGACTTTCCCCATGCTTTTGCCACCATCAATCTAGCTTTGGCGGCCATCGAATTGACAGGCCACAGACTCCAGGTCCGCCTTCAACGGCACCAACGTCCCGTGTCCGAGGACGGGCCATGGGCGTTTGTCTACGTGGGCGGGCCGAGCCCCGCCACCGGAGCGCCTCAAACTCCTTACCAGCGCGAGTGAGAACCCAGGGGCGAGCGCCAAAAGGTGGCGGGGACGGCCGTTGCCTTGGTCCCACGCAAGCTGGGCCCGTCGGCGTCGCACCCCGCTCCCCACAGGAAGgtgaaggaggaagaagaggaggaggaggatgccggcggcggcggcggcggctccaGAGGGGAAGCCTCCGCCATCTCCGTCCGCAATCGCTCAAAACACAATTTCACCTGCTCGGCGTTCCCTGGGCAAAGACGGACGGACTCAACCTCTGATTGTCCTTGTCCAGGCCTAGTCACGGCGTCTTACTTTTCCTCTTGACGTCCACGCGGCCCCGCTTCCCCCTCCGGAAAAGAGACGTGGCCTTCCACGGCTTCCTGTGAGCCGGTGGATTGGATGGGATGGAAAGAAAAGCCCTCTCTTATTCTCTGGCGCTCTCACTCACCTGGCCAGGCACTTTTCTTCTCGACGCTGCGCTCGGAGCTTGGCGGCGCGCAGCAGACGGTACCACCTCCGGGGGCTGAAGCCTCCTACCGCCGAGGCGTCGTCGGATAGATCCCTGACGGccaagtggggggggggggttatggtGAAAAGGACAAAGCCCACGTTTGGCCGAGGAGGGCCGGGCGGGAAGGCCGGAAAGCGGGCGGCTCACCATTCGCGCCGGTCGTCCAGGCCAAAGAGGATCTTGAGGGCGAGCAGCACCAGGGCGGCGGCCTGCAAGTCGTACGCGGGCAGGACGCCGGGGGGCTGGCTGGTGCGCTCCCACAAGGCACACACCCACGGGTGGAGCTGGTCTGGGACACACACGCAGGCAGAGTCCCAGTCGTCCTTCCCATTCCAAAGGACCCCGCCCCCTCGCTCGAGAGGATGCGCGCCTGTCGCCGAGGTACCTGGCAGGTTGGCGTCGGCCAAATAGCGCAGGCTGAGCATTCGGGGGTGCAGCGGGTCCCAAGCGTGGATTTCGGGAAAGGCGGGAAGTCGCAAGAGGCGCAGGAGCGTCCGGGCCTCCCGCAGCAGCTCCCGGTGGCTGGGGACCCTCTGGAGGGTCAGGCCACGCCCACCGTCAGGACAGGACGGAGACGGCCGCGCCAGGCGCCAGAGGTCGGCTGACCTGCGCGGTGAAGAGGCTCGCTTTGGACACGTCCAGCTTCATCTCCTCGGGAAGGACCAGGTAGGCCTCCAAGTACGGGACGTCCCCGTTGGCGGCGAGCCTGGGGGCAAAAGACGTCGGACCGCCGGCCTCTCGGGAcaaactcactcactcactcacccgaTCAGGTCGCCGAGCGTCAGCGCCTGCCGACTCCACACCAGCGCCAGGTGGACGAGAGCCAGGGTCTTCCTCATGGTCATGCCGCCCGCCGACGAGCCGGACCGGCCCCCGCCGCCCGCCGACGAGCCG
Proteins encoded in this window:
- the taf1b gene encoding TATA box-binding protein-associated factor RNA polymerase I subunit B isoform X1 — encoded protein: MDQQEDYQEACLQCGSVRWSVSDEGRFFCTVCHNVIERTQETAPQTPRRSRVTTTGPSKRLGRACRWRMCEGFQFVLIEQATALVRLGAHPDFKDRVLWPLWRRFLQTRRQAYTHARRGHSEPPRAVDSDSETDATGSETDATGSSFPSDSDTDYASESDAEGPSGSSAGGGGRSGSSAGGMTMRKTLALVHLALVWSRQALTLGDLIGLAANGDVPYLEAYLVLPEEMKLDVSKASLFTAQRVPSHRELLREARTLLRLLRLPAFPEIHAWDPLHPRMLSLRYLADANLPDQLHPWVCALWERTSQPPGVLPAYDLQAAALVLLALKILFGLDDRREWDLSDDASAVGGFSPRRWYRLLRAAKLRAQRREEKCLARKPWKATSLFRRGKRGRVDVKRKRNAEQVKLCFERLRTEMAEASPLEPPPPPPASSSSSSSSFTFLWGAGCDADGPSLRGTKATAVPATFWRSPLGSHSRWKRGAHYAWTEATLPRSFAWVLELFAFLLRVSPAQLYWEESNVEKRVLAARKWRPSSSLFGQRRRKRKGRPSLERK
- the taf1b gene encoding TATA box-binding protein-associated factor RNA polymerase I subunit B isoform X2 translates to MDQQEDYQEACLQCGSVRWSVSDEGRFFCTVCHNVIERTQETAPQTPRRSRVTTTGPSKRLGRACRWRMCEGFQFVLIEQATALVRLGAHPDFKDRVLWPLWRRFLQTRRQAYTHARRGHSEPPRAVDSDSETDATGSETDATGSSFPSDSDTDYASESDAEGPSGSSAGGGGRSGSSAGGMTMRKTLALVHLALVWSRQALTLGDLIGLAANGDVPYLEAYLVLPEEMKLDVSKASLFTAQRVPSHRELLREARTLLRLLRLPAFPEIHAWDPLHPRMLSLRYLADANLPDQLHPWVCALWERTSQPPGVLPAYDLQAAALVLLALKILFGLDDRREWDLSDDASAVGGFSPRRWYRLLRAAKLRAQRREEKCLARKPWKATSLFRRGKRGRVDVKRKRNAEQVKLCFERLRTEMAEASPLEPPPPPPASSSSSSSSFTFLWGAGCDADGPSLRGTKATAVPATFWRSPLGSHSRWKRGAHYAWTEATLPRSFAWVLELFAFLLRVSPAQLYWEESNVEKRVLAARKWRPSSSLFGQRRRKRKGNPSF